Proteins from a genomic interval of Rhodothermus marinus:
- the metF gene encoding methylenetetrahydrofolate reductase [NAD(P)H], translated as MKVIEILEQATGPLISYEIIPPRRGGSLDEVLAVVEELMPFDPPFIDVTSHAAEVEYEQLPDGTLKPRVKRKRPGTIGICAAIKSRFGVETVPHLLCRGFTREETEDALIELHYLGIQNVMALRGDSPNYQKPIPPDRTVNEYAVDLVRQIVNMNRGIYLEPLEDAVPTDFCIGVAGYPEKHFEAPNLIWDIMNLKRKIEAGAHYVTTQMFFDNRHYFRFVERCREVGITVPIIPGLKILTSKRHLQLLPSRFHIEIPEELVAEVEAAKPEHVPEIGIAWARRQAEELLEAGVPCIHFYIMLRADYVREVVAYLRKIA; from the coding sequence ATGAAAGTCATCGAGATTCTGGAGCAGGCGACCGGTCCGCTGATCTCCTACGAAATCATTCCGCCACGGCGAGGGGGCTCGCTGGATGAAGTGCTGGCCGTGGTGGAAGAGTTGATGCCGTTCGATCCGCCCTTCATTGATGTAACCAGCCACGCCGCCGAGGTCGAGTACGAACAGTTGCCCGACGGCACCCTGAAGCCCCGCGTCAAACGCAAGCGGCCGGGGACGATCGGCATCTGCGCCGCCATCAAAAGCCGCTTCGGCGTCGAGACCGTACCCCATCTGCTCTGCCGGGGCTTTACGCGCGAGGAGACCGAAGACGCGCTGATCGAGCTGCATTACCTGGGCATCCAGAACGTCATGGCGCTACGGGGCGACTCGCCCAACTATCAGAAGCCCATCCCCCCGGATCGAACGGTGAACGAATACGCCGTCGATCTGGTGCGGCAGATCGTCAACATGAACCGCGGCATCTACCTGGAACCGCTCGAAGACGCCGTGCCCACCGACTTCTGCATCGGGGTGGCCGGCTATCCGGAAAAGCACTTCGAGGCGCCCAACCTGATCTGGGACATCATGAACCTGAAGCGTAAGATCGAGGCGGGCGCCCACTACGTCACCACGCAGATGTTCTTCGACAACCGGCACTACTTCCGGTTTGTGGAGCGGTGCCGGGAAGTGGGCATTACCGTGCCGATCATTCCCGGATTGAAGATCCTGACCAGTAAACGCCACCTGCAGCTCCTCCCCAGCCGGTTTCACATTGAGATTCCGGAGGAACTGGTGGCCGAGGTGGAAGCGGCCAAACCGGAGCACGTTCCGGAAATCGGCATTGCCTGGGCGCGGCGACAGGCCGAAGAGTTGCTGGAGGCCGGTGTGCCCTGCATTCACTTCTACATCATGCTCCGCGCCGACTACGTGCGCGAGGTCGTGGCCTATTTGCGCAAAATAGCTTAG
- a CDS encoding cold-shock protein: MAARRGVVKWFDAKKGYGFIIHPEGGADIFVHYSQIISERRFKTLRTGQIVEFELHEGPKGLHARNVVPLDEAQRKAASGERAPRQQQSHSLSRS; the protein is encoded by the coding sequence ATGGCAGCACGTCGTGGCGTCGTCAAGTGGTTTGACGCAAAAAAGGGGTACGGCTTCATCATCCACCCGGAAGGAGGCGCCGATATTTTCGTGCACTACTCGCAGATCATCAGCGAGCGGCGCTTCAAGACGTTGCGAACCGGCCAGATCGTCGAGTTCGAGCTGCACGAAGGCCCCAAAGGGCTCCATGCCCGTAACGTGGTGCCGCTCGACGAAGCGCAGCGAAAGGCGGCCTCGGGCGAACGCGCTCCCCGGCAGCAACAATCCCATTCGCTGAGCCGCTCCTGA
- a CDS encoding LptF/LptG family permease: MKRLHRMTLGMLPGPFLGWFGTLMFLLVMQFLIKYLPDLVGKGLPLGVILELISYNLAYMVVLAVPMATLIAMIMTFGRLAESNAYQVIKSAGISLPQLTWPLLIVGLLLTGGMMYFNNLILPEANHRARNLWIDIQRKKPGFQLQPGVFYDGIEGYSILVQHRDPETDSLRDVTIYDYRNSGEHVVLKAQQGLLQPIAGGRFIDLILEDGEFHRLRRLEGQERYERLAFGRYRLRLDLSDFVFTRSQEEGYRTDRTTPTPQMLALVDSMAAEVQRNRTRIRRLLLRVLGDTVSAAPAPEPPPLQRAAADSARQATRPALRGLSESQQARLYELALQQTRRLQTEIEDLQRSIQWTERRADRYRVEIHKKFSIAVACLIFVLIGMPLGLSVRRGGLGLAGGLALGIFLFYWITLVQGEKLADRGYLAPWIGMWLPNLVMGLLGVALFVYVSFDLRVTRPLTWLGRKLKTLRHALSRSYAYR; encoded by the coding sequence ATGAAGCGGCTCCACCGCATGACGCTCGGCATGCTGCCCGGCCCGTTCCTGGGCTGGTTCGGCACGCTGATGTTTCTGCTCGTCATGCAGTTTCTCATCAAGTACCTGCCCGATCTGGTCGGCAAAGGCCTGCCGCTGGGCGTCATCCTGGAGCTGATCAGCTACAACCTGGCCTACATGGTGGTGCTGGCCGTGCCCATGGCCACGCTGATCGCCATGATCATGACGTTCGGGCGGCTGGCCGAATCGAACGCCTATCAGGTGATCAAAAGTGCGGGCATCTCGCTGCCGCAGCTGACCTGGCCGCTGCTCATCGTGGGGCTGTTGCTGACCGGCGGCATGATGTATTTCAACAACCTGATCCTGCCCGAAGCCAATCACCGCGCCCGCAACCTCTGGATCGACATCCAGCGCAAAAAGCCCGGCTTTCAGCTGCAGCCCGGCGTCTTCTACGACGGCATCGAAGGCTACAGCATTCTCGTGCAGCACCGCGATCCCGAAACCGACTCGCTTCGGGACGTCACGATCTACGACTACCGCAACAGCGGCGAGCATGTCGTGCTGAAGGCACAACAGGGTCTGCTGCAGCCCATTGCAGGCGGACGCTTCATCGACCTGATTCTGGAAGACGGCGAATTTCACCGGCTGCGCCGCCTCGAAGGCCAGGAGCGGTACGAGCGGCTGGCGTTTGGCCGCTACCGGCTGCGGCTGGACCTGTCGGACTTCGTGTTTACCCGGAGCCAGGAAGAAGGCTACCGCACCGACCGCACGACGCCTACCCCGCAGATGCTGGCGCTGGTCGATTCGATGGCGGCGGAGGTGCAACGCAACCGGACCCGCATTCGTCGGCTTCTGCTGCGTGTGCTGGGCGACACGGTGAGCGCTGCGCCTGCACCTGAACCGCCGCCTTTACAACGGGCTGCAGCCGACTCCGCCCGTCAGGCCACGCGACCGGCCCTTCGGGGTCTTTCGGAAAGCCAGCAGGCCAGGCTCTACGAGCTGGCCCTGCAGCAGACCCGACGGCTTCAGACCGAAATCGAAGACCTGCAGCGCTCGATCCAGTGGACCGAACGCCGGGCCGACCGCTACCGCGTCGAGATCCACAAGAAGTTTTCCATTGCCGTCGCCTGCCTGATCTTTGTGCTCATCGGCATGCCGCTGGGGCTGAGCGTGCGCCGGGGCGGTCTGGGGCTGGCCGGCGGACTGGCGCTGGGCATTTTTCTGTTCTACTGGATCACGCTCGTGCAGGGCGAAAAGCTGGCCGACCGGGGCTACCTGGCCCCCTGGATCGGCATGTGGTTGCCCAATCTGGTGATGGGGTTGCTCGGGGTAGCGCTGTTCGTGTACGTTTCGTTCGACCTGCGCGTGACGCGCCCGCTGACCTGGCTGGGCCGAAAACTGAAGACGCTGCGCCATGCTCTATCTCGTTCCTACGCCTATCGGTAA
- a CDS encoding metallophosphoesterase, producing MGRFALFSVGLVLLTLAIDGYVYVNWRRFARPRPALRWTLAIYRVLLWTMPLALPGYFLLFRWWEVEPKLARALFFGLWAFYYVPKVPIALVLLLKDGVRLASRLMARLRPAPPAPSTPSTNSARRMSRAEFLQKLGWSAAALPFLAVGHGVLRTLYDFTVHRVTLPIPDLPRALDGLTIGQISDLHAGSFFDERPAHEAVELLLALKPDLVVITGDYVNHDADELPIILPALRKLKAELGVWGCLGNHDHYAHTPDVVRRLHEQTPLRLLINAHHTFQIDGARLHLIGTDNTGFRQRFADLPRALQGLEADPNGEEFRLLLAHDPTFWDLEVRPSYPDIDLMLCGHTHGGQIGVELGPLRWGLARLVYQRWAGLYEEPAPSRRGRQYLYVNRGVGTVGPPLRLGIRPEITLITLRRA from the coding sequence ATGGGGCGGTTTGCGCTGTTTTCGGTCGGGCTCGTGCTGCTGACGCTGGCCATCGACGGATACGTGTACGTGAACTGGCGTCGTTTTGCCCGACCCCGACCGGCGCTGCGCTGGACGCTTGCCATCTACCGGGTGCTGCTGTGGACGATGCCGCTGGCGCTGCCGGGCTACTTTCTGCTGTTTCGCTGGTGGGAGGTGGAGCCCAAGCTGGCCCGCGCGCTGTTTTTTGGCCTCTGGGCCTTTTACTACGTGCCCAAGGTGCCCATCGCCCTGGTGCTGCTGCTGAAAGACGGCGTGCGGCTGGCTTCCCGCCTGATGGCGCGCCTGCGCCCGGCCCCACCGGCCCCCTCCACCCCCTCAACGAACTCTGCCCGCCGCATGAGTCGCGCCGAATTTCTGCAGAAGCTGGGCTGGTCGGCCGCCGCCCTGCCGTTCCTGGCCGTCGGTCACGGCGTGCTGCGCACGCTGTACGACTTTACCGTCCATCGGGTGACGCTGCCCATCCCCGACCTGCCCCGAGCGCTCGACGGGCTGACCATCGGTCAGATTTCGGACCTGCACGCCGGTTCGTTTTTCGACGAGCGGCCGGCCCACGAGGCCGTCGAGCTGCTGCTGGCGCTCAAGCCCGACCTGGTCGTGATCACCGGCGACTACGTCAACCACGACGCCGACGAACTGCCCATCATCCTGCCAGCGCTCCGGAAGCTGAAGGCCGAGCTGGGCGTCTGGGGCTGCCTGGGCAACCATGACCATTACGCCCACACGCCCGACGTGGTGCGACGACTGCACGAGCAGACCCCGCTGCGGCTGCTCATCAATGCCCACCATACGTTCCAGATCGACGGAGCCCGCCTGCACCTGATCGGTACCGACAACACGGGCTTCCGCCAGCGTTTTGCCGACCTGCCCCGGGCACTGCAGGGGCTGGAGGCCGACCCGAACGGCGAAGAATTCCGATTGCTGCTGGCGCACGATCCGACGTTCTGGGACCTGGAAGTGCGGCCTTCTTACCCCGACATCGACCTGATGCTCTGCGGGCACACGCACGGCGGCCAGATTGGCGTCGAGCTGGGTCCGCTGCGCTGGGGACTGGCCCGGCTCGTCTACCAGCGCTGGGCCGGCCTCTACGAGGAACCCGCACCATCCCGCCGGGGCCGTCAGTACCTGTACGTCAACCGGGGCGTGGGTACCGTCGGACCACCGCTCCGGCTGGGCATCCGCCCCGAAATCACGCTGATCACGCTGCGCCGCGCCTGA
- the ybeY gene encoding rRNA maturation RNase YbeY, protein MKAPETEALEIVQAHPSRRLSNALLRRLVQAVLAGEKARLRYLSLVLADHATVRELNRTYLGHDYDTDVLSFPLSEEPGVVEGEIYVDLDTAAERHAEFGATFTQEACRYVVHGLLHLLGYDDATPEARAHMHRLEDRYLQAAGLL, encoded by the coding sequence ATGAAAGCTCCGGAGACGGAGGCGCTGGAGATCGTCCAGGCACACCCCTCTCGTCGATTGTCCAACGCGCTGCTCCGGCGTCTGGTGCAGGCCGTGCTTGCGGGCGAAAAGGCCCGTTTGCGCTATTTGAGTCTGGTGCTGGCCGATCACGCCACCGTGCGCGAGCTCAACCGCACCTATCTGGGCCACGACTACGACACGGACGTGCTCTCCTTTCCGCTTTCCGAAGAACCCGGCGTGGTGGAAGGAGAAATCTACGTCGATCTGGACACGGCGGCCGAGCGCCACGCCGAGTTCGGTGCCACCTTCACACAGGAAGCCTGTCGCTACGTGGTGCACGGCCTGCTGCACCTGCTCGGCTACGACGATGCCACGCCCGAAGCCCGGGCGCACATGCACCGGCTCGAAGACCGTTACCTGCAGGCCGCCGGGCTGCTGTAG
- the rtcA gene encoding RNA 3'-terminal phosphate cyclase has product MSTPAPLRLDGSRHSGSGTLVRQAVALAALVGRPLHLYNVRARRQPPGLRPQHLKAVEAVAELVDARLEGAEVGSRRLTFVPRRRPRGGTYQWDIGTAGSATLLVQTVLPVLAFADGPSRALIRGGLFQDFAPTYFHLRHALLPLLHRMGLEARLEMLRPGYVPRGGGELLLEVTPLRAPLRPLRLEQQGRPVRVFGVALASHLKQRRVARRMADRCRQRLLEAGLPQPHIETIDDTSAYQPGAALAVFVETDTGALLGADQAGAPGRPSEAIADNVARMLLEDLRSGATVDRHLADQLIPYVALADGTSLYHVPEVTDHVASSCWLVELFFNVAVELQGRTLSVEGKALQPTTGRTTTTP; this is encoded by the coding sequence ATGAGCACCCCTGCACCGCTGCGTCTCGACGGAAGCCGGCACTCCGGAAGCGGCACGCTCGTGCGCCAGGCCGTGGCACTGGCGGCGCTGGTAGGCCGTCCGCTCCATCTCTACAATGTGCGGGCCCGCCGCCAGCCGCCGGGCCTGCGTCCCCAGCACCTGAAAGCCGTCGAGGCCGTGGCCGAGCTGGTCGACGCCCGCCTGGAAGGCGCCGAGGTCGGAAGCCGACGGCTGACGTTCGTGCCCCGACGTCGTCCGCGCGGAGGCACGTACCAGTGGGACATCGGCACGGCCGGCTCCGCCACGCTGCTGGTGCAGACCGTGCTGCCCGTGCTGGCCTTCGCCGACGGTCCGAGCCGGGCGCTCATCCGCGGCGGGCTGTTTCAGGACTTTGCCCCGACCTACTTCCACCTGCGCCATGCGTTGCTGCCCCTGCTGCACCGCATGGGACTGGAAGCCCGACTGGAGATGCTACGGCCGGGCTACGTGCCCCGGGGCGGCGGCGAGCTGCTGCTGGAGGTGACGCCGCTCCGGGCGCCCCTGCGTCCGCTCCGGCTGGAGCAGCAGGGGCGCCCTGTACGCGTCTTCGGCGTAGCGCTGGCTTCCCACCTGAAGCAACGCCGCGTGGCCCGGCGCATGGCCGACCGCTGCCGCCAGCGCCTGCTTGAAGCCGGTTTGCCCCAGCCACACATCGAGACGATCGACGACACGAGCGCCTACCAGCCGGGCGCCGCGCTGGCCGTTTTTGTCGAGACCGACACCGGCGCGCTGCTGGGCGCCGATCAGGCCGGCGCACCCGGCCGCCCTTCGGAGGCCATCGCCGACAACGTGGCCCGCATGCTGCTCGAAGACCTGCGCAGTGGTGCCACCGTCGATCGCCATCTGGCCGACCAGCTCATCCCTTATGTCGCACTGGCCGACGGAACGTCGCTCTACCACGTGCCCGAAGTGACCGACCACGTGGCTTCGAGCTGCTGGCTCGTGGAGCTGTTCTTCAACGTGGCCGTGGAACTGCAGGGACGCACGCTTTCGGTCGAGGGCAAAGCGCTGCAGCCGACCACCGGCAGGACAACAACGACGCCCTGA
- a CDS encoding glycosyltransferase family 117 protein codes for MRRTLIERFVAAAVFLYALVLYGLTIAPTVSFWDSGEFIASVFGLEVMHPPGAPFYMLVARLFSMLAPSRELVALAVNWVSALSSVVTVLLTFLIIVRLIRYWQPPADQRTWTDDFIALAGGVVGACTFAVTDSFWFNAVEAEVYAMSMLFTALVVWLGLRWSEQAAAEVATLRRGGTLSALSANRYLVLIAYLFGLAIGVHLLSLLALFFVALLVFFTEFERPEWTSTQRWLRIFGALVVSSIIFLIIYPGIIQELPDWAGKSGDPLLFGLVVLALVVGGVYYTHRRRKPAANLAMLCLAMILLGYSSYALIIIRSSVDPPIDLNDPETPHAFVSYLKREQYGETPLLRGATYNNQTGQIDQSRQVLFPRRWSPDPSHLRVYAQYDSDLDFFLRYQLGHMYIRYFLWNFVGKASDVQDAPAITGFLPGEKDLYFFQTPSERASRNVYYALPLLLGLLGMAFHFNHDWRRAFSVLVLFLVTGVGIILYLNQTPLQPRERDYSYVGSFFAFSLWVGIGAAGLLEILRDRLKETLRRPLLWGAAVVIFAAVPLHMLLQNYDDHDRSGRYVARDYAWNLLMSLDDNAIVFTNGDNDTYPLWYLQEVEGVRQDVRVANLSLLNTSWYIKQLKHQWARKSAPLPISLSDAQIDRLSVVAWEPREIELPVRLNPATDYERLGIAPEDSGRVMRPMRWRLEGRPYTRDLHLLYAADIAVLDMLRTNAERDWERPIYFAVTVSPDGQLDLQNFFQLEGQAYRVVPIRHNVTLGRVVPSITLERLRHFRFTNLDNPDVYFDENIRRMVDNYRSIYAHIATQLAQQGLADEGEALLDTIMVRVPLETIPADLRSYYFLAQAYQQVGAPEKAVAIWKKAEPLVLFTLRTARSQREADMAAQFVQIIRFTYMMAGDYEAAAAFSNRLADVLGDDSFRKTPDQLRQEMQQFLRGDTSEEQ; via the coding sequence ATGCGTCGCACCCTGATTGAGCGTTTCGTAGCCGCTGCGGTTTTTCTGTACGCGCTGGTTCTCTACGGCCTGACCATCGCCCCGACCGTTTCGTTCTGGGATTCCGGCGAGTTCATTGCCAGCGTCTTTGGCCTGGAGGTAATGCATCCGCCGGGCGCGCCCTTCTACATGCTGGTGGCCCGGCTTTTCTCGATGCTGGCGCCGTCGCGCGAGCTGGTGGCCCTGGCCGTCAACTGGGTCTCGGCGCTTTCGAGTGTGGTCACCGTCCTGCTGACCTTCCTGATCATCGTGCGCCTGATCCGCTACTGGCAACCGCCGGCCGACCAGCGCACGTGGACAGACGACTTCATCGCGCTGGCCGGCGGCGTGGTGGGCGCCTGCACGTTCGCCGTGACCGATTCGTTCTGGTTCAATGCCGTCGAGGCCGAGGTGTACGCCATGTCCATGCTCTTCACCGCGCTGGTGGTATGGCTGGGGTTGCGGTGGAGCGAGCAGGCGGCCGCCGAAGTGGCCACGCTGCGGCGCGGCGGTACGCTCTCGGCCCTTTCGGCCAACCGCTACTTGGTGCTCATCGCCTACCTGTTCGGGCTGGCCATCGGGGTGCACCTGCTCAGCCTGCTGGCCCTGTTCTTTGTGGCGCTGCTGGTCTTTTTCACGGAGTTCGAGCGGCCGGAATGGACCTCCACGCAACGCTGGCTGCGCATCTTCGGGGCGCTGGTGGTCTCTTCGATCATCTTTTTGATCATCTATCCCGGCATCATTCAGGAATTGCCCGACTGGGCGGGTAAAAGTGGCGATCCGCTGCTGTTCGGCCTGGTGGTGCTGGCGCTGGTCGTAGGTGGCGTCTACTACACCCATCGCCGGCGGAAGCCCGCGGCCAACCTGGCCATGCTCTGCCTGGCGATGATCCTGCTGGGCTATTCGAGCTACGCGCTCATCATCATCCGGAGCAGCGTCGATCCCCCCATCGACCTGAACGATCCGGAGACGCCGCATGCCTTCGTCTCGTACCTGAAGCGCGAGCAGTACGGCGAGACGCCCCTGCTGCGCGGCGCCACCTACAACAACCAGACGGGCCAGATCGACCAGTCGCGTCAGGTGCTCTTTCCGCGTCGCTGGTCGCCGGACCCGAGCCACCTGCGCGTCTACGCGCAGTACGACTCGGACCTGGACTTCTTCCTGCGCTACCAGCTCGGCCACATGTACATCCGCTACTTCCTGTGGAACTTTGTCGGAAAGGCCAGCGACGTGCAGGACGCCCCGGCCATCACGGGCTTTCTGCCCGGCGAAAAAGATCTCTACTTCTTCCAGACGCCCAGCGAGCGCGCCTCCCGCAACGTTTACTACGCGCTGCCGCTGTTGCTGGGCCTGCTGGGCATGGCGTTCCACTTCAACCACGACTGGCGGCGGGCTTTCAGCGTGCTCGTACTGTTTCTGGTCACCGGCGTGGGGATCATTCTCTACCTGAACCAGACGCCGCTGCAACCGCGCGAGCGCGACTACTCCTACGTCGGGAGCTTCTTCGCCTTCAGCCTGTGGGTGGGTATCGGCGCGGCCGGATTGCTGGAAATCCTGCGAGACCGGCTCAAAGAGACGCTGCGGCGACCGTTGCTCTGGGGTGCGGCCGTGGTGATCTTTGCCGCCGTGCCGCTGCACATGCTGCTGCAGAACTACGACGACCACGACCGGAGCGGCCGCTACGTGGCCCGCGACTACGCATGGAATCTGCTGATGAGCCTGGACGACAACGCCATCGTTTTCACCAACGGCGACAACGACACCTATCCGCTCTGGTACCTGCAGGAAGTCGAAGGCGTGCGTCAGGACGTGCGCGTGGCCAACCTGTCGCTGCTGAACACCTCTTGGTACATCAAGCAGCTCAAGCACCAGTGGGCCCGCAAGTCGGCGCCGCTGCCCATCTCGCTGAGCGATGCCCAGATCGACCGCCTCAGCGTGGTGGCCTGGGAGCCACGCGAGATCGAATTGCCGGTCCGGCTCAATCCGGCCACCGACTACGAACGCCTGGGCATTGCCCCGGAAGACAGCGGCCGGGTCATGCGCCCGATGCGCTGGCGTCTGGAGGGCCGGCCCTACACGCGCGATCTGCACCTGCTCTATGCGGCCGACATCGCCGTGCTCGACATGCTCCGCACCAACGCCGAGCGCGACTGGGAGCGTCCCATCTACTTTGCCGTCACGGTCAGTCCCGACGGCCAGCTCGACCTGCAGAACTTCTTCCAGCTCGAAGGTCAGGCTTACCGCGTGGTGCCCATTCGCCACAACGTGACGCTCGGGCGCGTTGTGCCTTCGATCACGCTGGAGCGGCTCCGGCACTTCCGGTTCACCAACCTGGACAACCCGGATGTTTACTTCGACGAAAACATCCGCCGCATGGTGGATAACTACCGGAGCATTTACGCCCACATCGCCACGCAACTGGCCCAGCAGGGACTGGCCGACGAAGGCGAGGCGCTGCTCGACACGATCATGGTGCGCGTGCCGCTGGAGACGATCCCGGCCGACCTGCGCTCCTACTACTTCCTGGCCCAGGCCTACCAGCAGGTGGGCGCGCCCGAGAAGGCCGTGGCCATCTGGAAGAAGGCCGAACCGCTCGTACTCTTCACGCTGCGCACGGCTCGTTCCCAGCGCGAGGCCGACATGGCCGCCCAGTTCGTGCAGATCATCCGCTTCACCTACATGATGGCCGGCGACTATGAAGCGGCGGCGGCCTTCAGCAACCGGCTGGCGGACGTGCTGGGCGACGACAGCTTCCGCAAAACGCCGGACCAGCTGCGTCAGGAAATGCAGCAATTCCTGCGCGGCGACACCAGCGAAGAACAGTAG
- a CDS encoding cytochrome C oxidase subunit IV family protein, whose translation MAHATHHIIPRPLLLKVFLTLVALTIITALTGQADLGAFNFLHVPLAIGIAVIKAALVVLFFMGLKYDKPINALAFIIGLLMVGVFLAFTLLDVFYRGDIGNLSPEPIRGPQIEQVEAPAGH comes from the coding sequence ATGGCACACGCGACACACCATATCATTCCCCGGCCGCTGTTGCTCAAGGTTTTTCTGACGCTGGTGGCGCTGACCATCATCACGGCGCTGACCGGTCAGGCGGACCTCGGCGCCTTCAACTTTCTGCACGTGCCCCTGGCCATCGGCATTGCCGTGATCAAGGCCGCGCTGGTCGTGCTGTTTTTCATGGGACTCAAATATGATAAGCCGATCAATGCGCTGGCTTTCATCATCGGCCTGCTGATGGTAGGGGTGTTTCTGGCGTTTACGCTGCTGGATGTATTCTATCGGGGCGACATCGGAAACCTCAGCCCGGAGCCGATTCGCGGGCCGCAGATAGAGCAGGTGGAGGCCCCGGCCGGCCACTGA
- a CDS encoding cytochrome c oxidase subunit 3 family protein — MAGVPEAATGHAEAHAHHPPYLQHHFVSAEQQFDAAKLGMWLFLVTEILLFSGMFVAYAVYRVWHPEVFQAASKLLDWRLGGLNTIVLLTSSFTVALAVHYAQLGDKKRLVQNLWLTVALAGVFMVVKYFEYSEKFHHHIFPGGNYAYEGLQLPYVGQFFSIYFVMTGIHGLHVLVGMGVLTWVALKAQRGVFSSEYYTPVEISALYWHLVDIIWIFLFPLLYLIH; from the coding sequence GCGCACCATCCGCCGTATCTGCAGCATCACTTTGTGTCGGCCGAGCAGCAGTTCGATGCAGCCAAGCTCGGCATGTGGCTCTTTCTGGTCACGGAAATTCTGCTGTTCAGCGGGATGTTTGTAGCCTACGCGGTCTACCGCGTCTGGCATCCCGAGGTGTTCCAGGCGGCCAGCAAACTGCTCGACTGGCGGCTGGGCGGTCTGAACACCATTGTCCTGCTGACTTCGTCGTTTACCGTAGCACTGGCCGTGCACTATGCACAACTGGGGGATAAAAAGCGGCTGGTGCAGAATCTGTGGCTGACGGTCGCGCTGGCCGGCGTGTTCATGGTGGTGAAATACTTCGAGTACTCGGAGAAATTCCACCACCACATCTTTCCCGGCGGCAACTATGCCTATGAAGGGCTGCAGCTTCCCTACGTGGGACAGTTTTTCAGCATTTACTTCGTGATGACCGGTATCCACGGGCTGCACGTGCTGGTAGGTATGGGGGTGCTGACCTGGGTGGCCCTGAAAGCGCAGCGAGGGGTCTTCAGCAGCGAATACTACACGCCGGTCGAGATCTCGGCGCTCTACTGGCACCTGGTGGATATCATCTGGATTTTCCTGTTCCCGCTGCTGTATCTGATTCACTGA
- the rsmI gene encoding 16S rRNA (cytidine(1402)-2'-O)-methyltransferase, which produces MLYLVPTPIGNLEDLTLRALRILREVDLIACEDTRTSAKLLRHYGITTPTTSYHAHNEARKAAELVARMEAGARVALITDAGTPGISDPGFYLVRACLRRRIPVVALPGPTAFVPALAVSGLPTDRFVFEGFLPVKKGRQKRLAELAAEPRTIVLYESPHRLLRTLDDLARALGDERPAVVARELTKTFEEFARGTLRTLHAYYAAQPRVRGELVLVVAGTGYRPDPDWPRDQAMVVSSYTSEAAS; this is translated from the coding sequence ATGCTCTATCTCGTTCCTACGCCTATCGGTAACCTGGAAGACCTGACGCTGCGGGCGCTGCGCATCCTGCGCGAGGTGGATCTGATCGCCTGCGAGGACACGCGCACCTCGGCCAAGCTGCTCCGGCACTACGGCATCACGACGCCCACCACGAGCTACCATGCCCACAACGAAGCCCGCAAAGCGGCCGAGCTGGTGGCCCGCATGGAGGCCGGAGCACGTGTGGCGCTGATCACCGATGCCGGCACGCCCGGCATCAGCGATCCCGGCTTTTACCTGGTGCGCGCATGCCTGCGGCGGCGCATTCCGGTCGTGGCACTGCCGGGCCCGACGGCCTTCGTGCCGGCGCTGGCCGTCAGCGGACTGCCCACCGATCGGTTCGTGTTCGAGGGCTTTCTGCCAGTCAAAAAAGGACGCCAGAAACGTCTGGCCGAGCTGGCCGCCGAGCCACGCACGATCGTGCTGTACGAATCGCCCCACCGGCTGCTGCGCACGCTGGACGACCTGGCCCGTGCGCTGGGCGACGAACGTCCGGCCGTCGTGGCCCGCGAGCTGACCAAGACGTTCGAGGAATTCGCGCGGGGCACGCTGCGCACGCTCCACGCGTACTATGCGGCGCAACCGCGCGTCCGGGGCGAGCTGGTGCTCGTGGTAGCCGGGACCGGCTACCGGCCTGATCCCGACTGGCCGCGCGACCAGGCCATGGTCGTTTCGTCCTACACCTCGGAGGCCGCCTCATGA